The following are encoded in a window of Ruminiclostridium herbifermentans genomic DNA:
- a CDS encoding flagellar hook-length control protein FliK, whose protein sequence is MRVDGLVPAVGIIQNTGGDILSKLKPGDNVRAQVLENSGSELSLKLSDGSTVLASAMTPVDASEGEYVNFVFRGIVDGKPALEVTNRNIQPQVDSALENIKNTLKGLNLPVTDKNIELAQALQKQNLPVNAENMSKAMSLLSNNTQLKANSAAFLTAANMSDNQSIEKLQNLLAGRLKISNDIGDLLKLINSDGKNSANTVNQNIVNDILGKLTAEMAAKNQINNNISSNSTAASLNEVANAVKTMSSNSSSMTANNAAVTANGSSSASGAEVTNNVNTAADRIQNASDNAKTAVNNAANNSKAESNISNNLQGNTAINNNTANLKEALNSTKGIDNNVNGAAEGKAAIQQSDNSLNINNKGSISHIEQQISNLLKGGESLGKGDLTALNQLNSRLESLINSGQLSAEELSASKQIAKEINSAIFRIQGGDTAFDQLSMEAKSIKSFEETVNKLQNLFIKIDQSSDEINPVKLYKSMDDAIQAIKTSILQLPASMQQTATNIVGNLESNINFINQLNNYSSYVQIPLSIFNQNTTGELYMLKRGSKSKKLDASNMTVLISLDSNNIGRIDTLLSVDKKNISTNFRVENSEVFDVLKEHHKMLYTSLLEKGFRLVDFTYRLLEEPLSIVNFEEEAKKEFIKNPNNIDVLI, encoded by the coding sequence GTGAGAGTTGATGGATTGGTTCCTGCAGTAGGAATTATACAAAATACTGGTGGAGATATATTAAGTAAACTAAAACCAGGTGATAATGTAAGAGCACAAGTTCTTGAAAATTCAGGCAGCGAACTTAGTTTGAAGCTTTCAGATGGCTCAACGGTACTAGCCAGTGCCATGACTCCTGTTGATGCTTCAGAAGGTGAGTATGTTAATTTTGTATTTCGGGGTATTGTTGATGGAAAGCCTGCACTAGAGGTTACCAATCGTAATATACAGCCACAAGTCGATTCTGCACTTGAGAATATAAAAAATACCTTAAAGGGATTGAATTTACCTGTTACAGATAAAAATATTGAACTTGCTCAAGCTTTGCAGAAGCAAAATTTGCCTGTTAATGCTGAAAATATGTCAAAAGCCATGAGTTTGCTGAGTAATAATACACAATTAAAGGCTAATTCCGCTGCTTTCTTAACAGCAGCAAATATGTCTGATAATCAAAGCATTGAAAAGCTGCAAAATCTTTTAGCTGGAAGACTTAAGATCAGTAATGATATTGGTGATTTACTTAAGCTTATAAATAGTGACGGAAAAAATTCTGCAAATACTGTAAACCAAAATATAGTTAATGATATTCTTGGAAAATTAACTGCAGAAATGGCAGCTAAGAATCAGATAAATAATAATATATCAAGTAATAGTACAGCAGCATCACTTAATGAAGTTGCAAATGCAGTTAAAACAATGAGTTCTAATTCTTCTTCTATGACAGCTAATAATGCAGCTGTAACGGCTAATGGAAGTAGTTCTGCATCTGGTGCGGAAGTTACCAATAATGTAAATACTGCAGCTGATAGAATCCAAAATGCTTCTGATAATGCAAAAACTGCTGTGAATAATGCTGCTAATAATAGCAAAGCAGAAAGCAATATATCTAATAATCTACAAGGCAATACTGCTATAAATAACAATACAGCAAATTTAAAAGAAGCATTAAATAGTACAAAAGGCATAGACAACAACGTAAATGGGGCTGCAGAAGGGAAAGCAGCTATACAGCAATCTGATAATTCTTTGAATATTAATAATAAAGGCAGTATAAGTCATATTGAGCAGCAAATCAGTAATTTACTAAAAGGCGGAGAATCCCTTGGCAAAGGAGATTTGACAGCTTTGAACCAACTTAACTCAAGGCTTGAGTCTCTTATAAACAGTGGACAATTGTCTGCAGAAGAATTGTCAGCCTCAAAGCAAATTGCCAAGGAAATAAATTCTGCTATTTTCAGAATTCAAGGCGGTGACACTGCTTTTGACCAATTAAGTATGGAGGCAAAGAGCATAAAAAGCTTTGAAGAAACTGTAAATAAGCTTCAGAATCTATTTATTAAAATTGATCAGAGCAGTGATGAAATAAATCCTGTTAAGCTTTATAAAAGTATGGATGATGCAATTCAAGCAATAAAAACTAGTATTTTGCAGTTGCCTGCGTCTATGCAGCAAACAGCTACGAATATAGTAGGGAATTTAGAAAGCAATATAAATTTCATTAATCAACTTAATAATTACAGTTCATATGTGCAAATTCCATTGAGTATATTTAATCAGAACACTACAGGTGAACTTTACATGTTAAAAAGAGGTTCTAAATCCAAAAAACTTGATGCCTCCAATATGACAGTGCTAATATCCTTAGACAGCAATAATATTGGGAGGATTGATACTTTGCTAAGTGTTGACAAAAAAAATATAAGCACAAATTTCAGAGTAGAGAATAGTGAGGTTTTTGATGTTTTAAAGGAACACCATAAAATGCTATACACTAGTTTATTAGAAAAGGGATTTAGACTTGTTGATTTTACTTATAGATTGTTAGAGGAACCATTGAGTATTGTAAATTTTGAAGAAGAAGCCAAAAAGGAATTCATAAAAAATCCAAATAATATTGATGTACTGATTTAG
- a CDS encoding ribonuclease HII has translation MAKLTLKQIKEEIQNKSIQETIDYLLQLQSCGSTVGKLLEKYYKIQEKHNKEIERLQNMLTFENRARQEGFSFIAGVDEAGRGPLAGPVVAAAVILPEGLLIEGINDSKKLSEAKREALYDVILEKADSYGIAAVDEKSIDEINILNATKKAMTEAISQLKPAPDCILLDAVQLENVAAKQVPIIKGDSLSMNIAAASILAKVTRDRIIKEYDSKYPEYGFAVHKGYGTPQHISAIKKLGLCPIHRVSFINKAWLCQ, from the coding sequence ATGGCTAAATTAACATTAAAACAGATAAAAGAAGAAATTCAGAATAAATCAATTCAAGAAACTATAGATTATCTCTTACAGCTTCAGTCATGTGGATCAACAGTAGGAAAGCTTTTAGAGAAATATTACAAGATTCAGGAAAAGCATAATAAAGAAATAGAACGTCTGCAAAACATGCTTACTTTTGAAAACAGAGCAAGGCAAGAAGGTTTTAGCTTTATAGCTGGTGTGGATGAAGCAGGCAGAGGTCCATTAGCTGGTCCTGTGGTTGCTGCTGCTGTAATTCTTCCAGAAGGCTTACTTATTGAAGGCATTAATGATTCCAAAAAACTCAGTGAAGCTAAAAGAGAAGCCTTATATGATGTGATTTTAGAGAAGGCTGATTCTTATGGTATTGCTGCTGTTGACGAAAAAAGTATTGATGAAATTAATATATTAAATGCTACAAAAAAAGCAATGACTGAAGCTATAAGTCAGCTAAAGCCTGCACCAGACTGTATTCTTTTAGATGCAGTTCAGCTTGAGAACGTAGCTGCAAAACAAGTTCCTATTATAAAGGGCGATAGCCTAAGCATGAATATTGCTGCCGCATCAATACTGGCAAAGGTTACAAGGGATAGAATAATAAAGGAGTATGATTCGAAATATCCAGAGTATGGCTTTGCTGTGCATAAGGGATATGGTACACCACAGCACATTTCTGCTATAAAGAAATTGGGACTTTGTCCGATACATAGAGTAAGCTTTATAAATAAAGCCTGGCTTTGTCAATAA
- a CDS encoding YraN family protein, protein MANKNTRAIGTEGEQKAVEFLEENGYTILKLNYRVGRIGEIDIIAQDGEYICFIEVKTRKSYSFGVPRESVTFKKQEKIKLLASIYLTNTGNIDKPIRFDIVEILMKNNNDANEMNTINLIKNAF, encoded by the coding sequence ATGGCAAATAAAAATACCCGTGCCATTGGTACTGAGGGTGAACAAAAAGCAGTTGAATTTCTTGAAGAAAATGGCTATACAATTCTAAAATTAAATTATAGGGTTGGACGAATTGGTGAAATAGATATAATTGCACAAGATGGTGAATATATTTGTTTTATAGAGGTTAAAACCAGAAAATCTTATAGTTTTGGAGTTCCAAGAGAATCTGTCACATTCAAAAAGCAAGAGAAGATTAAGCTTCTTGCATCGATATATTTAACTAACACTGGTAATATAGATAAACCCATTCGGTTTGATATTGTAGAAATCCTAATGAAAAATAATAACGATGCAAATGAAATGAATACAATTAACCTTATAAAAAATGCATTTTGA
- a CDS encoding EscU/YscU/HrcU family type III secretion system export apparatus switch protein, which produces MPQEKKNIKKEIKQATALQYSPETDAAPRIIATGKGIVAEKIIEKAQEKDIPIYKDSNLAKTLSALGIGSEIPPEIYEVVAEILIFIGSVDKSYGDRYGK; this is translated from the coding sequence ATGCCACAGGAGAAAAAGAATATTAAAAAGGAAATTAAACAGGCTACAGCCTTGCAATATTCTCCTGAGACAGATGCTGCACCAAGAATAATTGCTACGGGAAAAGGCATTGTAGCTGAGAAAATTATTGAAAAAGCTCAAGAGAAAGATATTCCAATATATAAAGACAGTAATTTAGCTAAAACATTATCTGCATTGGGTATTGGAAGTGAAATTCCACCTGAGATATATGAGGTTGTTGCTGAAATATTAATATTTATTGGCAGTGTCGATAAAAGCTATGGAGATAGATATGGCAAATAA
- a CDS encoding dipeptidase yields the protein MIIVDAHCDTITTIMDTGEQLCENKGHIDLKRLKEYDSFVQFFAAFISPNHAKMGALCRAIDIIDRLYREIEINKDDISLCRNYDDILAATKANKIAAILTIEGGDALEGSLSALRMLYELGVRAITLTWNYRNQIADGVADAITGGGLTPFGKDVVAEMNRLGMMVDVSHLSEAGFWDVINCSTAPIIASHSNAKKICNHRRNLTDEQLLALKKNGGVTGINLCPDFICSDTKASMKHVIEHIEYIVALTGEDTIGLGADYDGIDATPEGLEGVQCINNLLNELLKLNYSEALVNKIAGQNFLRVIKRVLTN from the coding sequence ATGATAATAGTAGATGCACATTGTGATACAATTACAACCATTATGGATACTGGTGAACAGCTTTGTGAAAATAAAGGACATATAGATTTGAAGAGACTTAAAGAATATGATAGTTTTGTTCAGTTCTTTGCAGCATTTATTTCACCTAATCATGCTAAAATGGGAGCATTGTGTCGTGCAATTGATATAATTGACAGATTATACAGAGAAATAGAAATCAATAAAGATGATATCTCGTTATGTCGTAATTACGACGATATATTAGCAGCAACTAAAGCTAATAAAATTGCTGCAATTCTTACTATTGAAGGCGGAGATGCTTTAGAAGGAAGCCTATCAGCATTGCGTATGTTATATGAATTGGGAGTAAGAGCAATAACATTGACTTGGAATTATCGAAACCAGATAGCTGATGGAGTAGCTGATGCAATCACAGGTGGCGGACTTACACCCTTTGGCAAAGATGTTGTAGCCGAAATGAACAGACTTGGTATGATGGTAGATGTATCACACTTATCTGAAGCTGGTTTTTGGGATGTTATAAACTGCAGTACAGCTCCCATAATTGCATCCCATTCTAATGCTAAGAAAATTTGCAATCATAGAAGAAATCTTACAGATGAGCAGCTTTTGGCGTTAAAGAAAAATGGTGGTGTTACAGGAATAAACTTGTGCCCTGATTTTATTTGCAGTGACACAAAGGCTTCAATGAAACATGTAATTGAGCATATAGAATATATTGTAGCGCTAACAGGGGAAGATACAATAGGATTAGGTGCAGATTATGATGGAATAGATGCTACACCTGAAGGTTTAGAAGGGGTACAGTGTATTAATAACCTGCTAAATGAATTATTAAAGCTAAATTATAGTGAGGCTTTAGTTAATAAGATTGCTGGACAGAACTTCTTGAGAGTTATAAAGAGGGTATTAACCAATTAA